In one Nicotiana tomentosiformis chromosome 6, ASM39032v3, whole genome shotgun sequence genomic region, the following are encoded:
- the LOC104107848 gene encoding pentatricopeptide repeat-containing protein At4g02750-like isoform X2, whose protein sequence is MIHGYVENSQHIEAFSLFRDMRDRDVVPLNFTISSILKALGRLKWLRYGEGMFGLIWKCGCGFDLLVQNALIDCFMRCGEVDCARRLFDGMEEKDIISWNSMVSGYVSNDRVEIARELFDGMVEKNVVSWTSLVCGYVRKGDMVEARNLFEAMPSKDLAAWNVMISGYVDIGDVQAASFLFQAMPIRETGTWNLMISGYCKVGELERARHYFEQMPCRNAASWTMMIDGYVKSGNLHEARSLFDEMPERNIITWSTMIGGYAKHGKPSAALELFKSFKTQSLEMDGTFILSIISACSQLGIVDAAESIMNNDVESRYFSDTRVVNSLIDLYAKCGNIEKASQVFEVADMKDLHCYSTMIAAFANHGLVEKAVHLFEDMQRENIEPDEVIFLGVLSACNHGGLINEGRRYFKQMTEEFKIQPTEKHYACMVDILGRGGFLEDAHEMILSMHMAPTSAVWGAMLAACNVHRNVQMAEIAASELFKIEPENSGNYILLSNIYADAGRWCDVARVRAMIREHHIRKNRGSSWIELDSAVHEFVMGDVSHVAADRIYFMLSLMNEDMKLSGYTKDKDRNPISTLYPSFLSLTSDIEIDEQLF, encoded by the coding sequence ATGATTCATGGGTATGTTGAAAATTCTCAGCACATTGAAGCTTTTTCTCTCTTCCGTGATATGCGTGACCGAGATGTTGTGCCATTGAATTTCACTATATCGTCCATACTCAAGGCGTTAGGACGGCTGAAATGGTTGAGATATGGTGAGGGGATGTTTGGGCTTATCTGGAAATGTGGGTGTGGCTTTGATCTGCTGGTGCAAAATGCTTTAATTGACTGCTTTATGAGATGTGGGGAAGTTGATTGTGCAAGACGACTATTTGATGGGATGGAGGAAAAGGATATTATTTCTTGGAACTCGATGGTATCAGGGTATGTGAGTAATGACAGAGTCGAAATTGCCCGAGAGTTGTTTGATGGCATGGTTGAGAAAAATGTGGTGTCTTGGACTAGTTTGGTATGTGGCTATGTTAGGAAGGGAGATATGGTAGAGGCAAGGAATCTTTTTGAGGCTATGCCTAGTAAGGATTTGGCTGCTTGGAATGTGATGATTTCAGGGTACGTGGATATTGGTGATGTGCAGGCCGCGAGTTTTCTGTTTCAGGCCATGCCTATTCGTGAAACTGGAACATGGAATTTGATGATATCAGGGTATTGTAAGGTAGGCGAGCTAGAAAGAGCAAGGCACTACTTTGAACAAATGCCCTGTAGGAATGCGGCGTCATGGACTATGATGATAGATGGCTATGTTAAGTCTGGGAACTTGCATGAAGCAAGGAGTTTATTTGATGAAATGCCGGAGAGAAATATTATTACATGGTCTACCATGATCGGTGGCTATGCTAAGCATGGGAAGCCTTCTGCTGCTTTGGAATTGTTCAAAAGCTTCAAAACGCAGAGTCTTGAGATGGAtggtacttttattttgagtatTATCTCAGCTTGCTCTCAATTAGGGATTGTAGATGCAGCTGAGTCAATTATGAACAATGATGTGGAATCCAGATATTTTTCTGATACACGTGTTGTTAACAGTTTAATAGACCTGTATGCAAAATGTGGAAATATTGAGAAAGCCTCGCAAGTGTTTGAAGTGGCAGATATGAAAGATCTACATTGTTATAGTACAATGATTGCTGCATTTGCTAATCATGGCTTAGTTGAAAAAGCAGTACATTTGTTTGAGGATATGCAAAGAGAGAACATAGAGCCTGATGAAGTAATTTTCCTCGGAGTTTTGAGTGCTTGCAACCATGGAGGACTTATTAATGAAGGGAGGCGGTACTTCAAACAAATGACTGAAGAATTCAAAATTCAGCCCACAGAGAAACATTATGCATGCATGGTTGATATCCTAGGTCGCGGTGGGTTCCTTGAGGATGCCCATGAGATGATATTGAGCATGCATATGGCGCCCACATCGGCTGTTTGGGGTGCAATGCTCGCAGCTTGCAATGTTCACCGCAATGTCCAGATGGCTGAAATTGCAGCGTCTGAGTTATTCAAGATAGAACCTGAAAATTCCGGAAATTACATTCTCTTGTCCAACATTTATGCTGATGCGGGGAGATGGTGCGATGTAGCTAGAGTAAGGGCAATGATTAGAGAGCATCACATCAGAAAAAACCGGGGATCTAGTTGGATTGAGTTGGATTCTGCTGTGCATGAGTTTGTAATGGGAGATGTGTCCCATGTGGCTGCAGACAGGATATACTTCATGCTGAGTCTGATGAATGAAGATATGAAGCTTTCAGGATATACCAAAGATAAAGATCGGAATCCAATTTCTACTTTGTACCCCTCATTTCTATCTCTTACAAGTGATATTGAAATTGATGAGCAACTGTTTTGA
- the LOC138894496 gene encoding uncharacterized protein, which translates to MNSKPVVVKMWNAAFDFANEVLKTIPLWIQLPKLPLNCWEDDSLRRIGSILGVPIYANACTTKVERISYARILVEMYITRLLPKQIIVEDPNGMEFEQEVWYDLIPMYCNKCLQLGHVFQEPQKEALPKQIKGKNQKPQQFRRRIGHEEGGTQRDQGIQKDAIPQTQVQDEKQKGIENVQPLNSSQSPAMNADDEGWKTVKNKSVSNGLRNVEKNMGVSTSNGFNTIDPSSSQVPAQVSLGPISLSKWELMQETDDPFIPR; encoded by the coding sequence ATGAATAGCAAACCAGTTGTGGTTAAAATGTGGAATGCTGCTTTTGATTTTGCAAATGAAGTATTGAAGACCATCCCACTATGGATTCAACTTCCTAAGCTGCCACTTAATTGCTGGGAGGATGACTCGCTAAGAAGAATTGGTAGTATATTGGGTGTTCCTATATATGCTAATGCTTGTACCACTAAGGTTGAACGTATATCATATGCCAGAATTTTGGTTGAAATGTATATTACTAGACTTCTCCCAAAACAGATCATAGTGGAAGATCCAAACGGAATGGAATTCGAACAGGaagtttggtatgatttgattcCTATGTATTGTAATAAATGCTTGCAACTAGGGCATGTGTTCCAGGAACCACAGAAAGAAGCTCTGCCAAAACAAATAAAGGGGAAAAATCAGAAGCCTCAACAATTCCGGAGGAGAATAGGGCATGAGGAAGGGGGTACACAAAGGGATCAGGGCATACAAAAGGATGCTATTCCACAAACTCAAGTACAGGATGAGAAGCAGAAGGGAATTGAAAATGTACAGCCACTGAACTCTTCACAAAGTCCAGCAATGAATGCAGATGATGAAGGTTGGAAGACTGTTAAGAACAAGTCTGTGTCAAATGGCTTAAGAAATGTGGAAAAGAACATGGGGGTGAGCACATCCAATGGTTTCAATACCATTGATCCATCAAGTTCTCAGGTGCCTGCACAAGTAAGCTTGGGGCCTATCAGCTTGAGTAAGTGGGAATTGATGCAGGAGACAGATGATCCTTTTATACCAAGATGA
- the LOC104107848 gene encoding pentatricopeptide repeat-containing protein At4g02750-like isoform X1, with the protein MNQTVSNLLQSCKTQKSLKSIHAHLLVCGSIALSDLALNKFIRLYSRFGATDYARKLFDEITEPNPFLWTSMIHGYVENSQHIEAFSLFRDMRDRDVVPLNFTISSILKALGRLKWLRYGEGMFGLIWKCGCGFDLLVQNALIDCFMRCGEVDCARRLFDGMEEKDIISWNSMVSGYVSNDRVEIARELFDGMVEKNVVSWTSLVCGYVRKGDMVEARNLFEAMPSKDLAAWNVMISGYVDIGDVQAASFLFQAMPIRETGTWNLMISGYCKVGELERARHYFEQMPCRNAASWTMMIDGYVKSGNLHEARSLFDEMPERNIITWSTMIGGYAKHGKPSAALELFKSFKTQSLEMDGTFILSIISACSQLGIVDAAESIMNNDVESRYFSDTRVVNSLIDLYAKCGNIEKASQVFEVADMKDLHCYSTMIAAFANHGLVEKAVHLFEDMQRENIEPDEVIFLGVLSACNHGGLINEGRRYFKQMTEEFKIQPTEKHYACMVDILGRGGFLEDAHEMILSMHMAPTSAVWGAMLAACNVHRNVQMAEIAASELFKIEPENSGNYILLSNIYADAGRWCDVARVRAMIREHHIRKNRGSSWIELDSAVHEFVMGDVSHVAADRIYFMLSLMNEDMKLSGYTKDKDRNPISTLYPSFLSLTSDIEIDEQLF; encoded by the coding sequence ATGAATCAAACTGTTTCTAATCTCCTCCAAAGTTGCAAAACCCAAAAGAGTTTAAAATCAATCCACGCTCACTTATTAGTATGCGGATCCATTGCCTTATCAGATCTTGCTCTGAACAAATTCATTCGTCTTTATTCACGCTTTGGTGCGACGGATTATGCTCGCAAGCTGTTCGATGAAATTACTGAACCAAACCCTTTTCTTTGGACTTCAATGATTCATGGGTATGTTGAAAATTCTCAGCACATTGAAGCTTTTTCTCTCTTCCGTGATATGCGTGACCGAGATGTTGTGCCATTGAATTTCACTATATCGTCCATACTCAAGGCGTTAGGACGGCTGAAATGGTTGAGATATGGTGAGGGGATGTTTGGGCTTATCTGGAAATGTGGGTGTGGCTTTGATCTGCTGGTGCAAAATGCTTTAATTGACTGCTTTATGAGATGTGGGGAAGTTGATTGTGCAAGACGACTATTTGATGGGATGGAGGAAAAGGATATTATTTCTTGGAACTCGATGGTATCAGGGTATGTGAGTAATGACAGAGTCGAAATTGCCCGAGAGTTGTTTGATGGCATGGTTGAGAAAAATGTGGTGTCTTGGACTAGTTTGGTATGTGGCTATGTTAGGAAGGGAGATATGGTAGAGGCAAGGAATCTTTTTGAGGCTATGCCTAGTAAGGATTTGGCTGCTTGGAATGTGATGATTTCAGGGTACGTGGATATTGGTGATGTGCAGGCCGCGAGTTTTCTGTTTCAGGCCATGCCTATTCGTGAAACTGGAACATGGAATTTGATGATATCAGGGTATTGTAAGGTAGGCGAGCTAGAAAGAGCAAGGCACTACTTTGAACAAATGCCCTGTAGGAATGCGGCGTCATGGACTATGATGATAGATGGCTATGTTAAGTCTGGGAACTTGCATGAAGCAAGGAGTTTATTTGATGAAATGCCGGAGAGAAATATTATTACATGGTCTACCATGATCGGTGGCTATGCTAAGCATGGGAAGCCTTCTGCTGCTTTGGAATTGTTCAAAAGCTTCAAAACGCAGAGTCTTGAGATGGAtggtacttttattttgagtatTATCTCAGCTTGCTCTCAATTAGGGATTGTAGATGCAGCTGAGTCAATTATGAACAATGATGTGGAATCCAGATATTTTTCTGATACACGTGTTGTTAACAGTTTAATAGACCTGTATGCAAAATGTGGAAATATTGAGAAAGCCTCGCAAGTGTTTGAAGTGGCAGATATGAAAGATCTACATTGTTATAGTACAATGATTGCTGCATTTGCTAATCATGGCTTAGTTGAAAAAGCAGTACATTTGTTTGAGGATATGCAAAGAGAGAACATAGAGCCTGATGAAGTAATTTTCCTCGGAGTTTTGAGTGCTTGCAACCATGGAGGACTTATTAATGAAGGGAGGCGGTACTTCAAACAAATGACTGAAGAATTCAAAATTCAGCCCACAGAGAAACATTATGCATGCATGGTTGATATCCTAGGTCGCGGTGGGTTCCTTGAGGATGCCCATGAGATGATATTGAGCATGCATATGGCGCCCACATCGGCTGTTTGGGGTGCAATGCTCGCAGCTTGCAATGTTCACCGCAATGTCCAGATGGCTGAAATTGCAGCGTCTGAGTTATTCAAGATAGAACCTGAAAATTCCGGAAATTACATTCTCTTGTCCAACATTTATGCTGATGCGGGGAGATGGTGCGATGTAGCTAGAGTAAGGGCAATGATTAGAGAGCATCACATCAGAAAAAACCGGGGATCTAGTTGGATTGAGTTGGATTCTGCTGTGCATGAGTTTGTAATGGGAGATGTGTCCCATGTGGCTGCAGACAGGATATACTTCATGCTGAGTCTGATGAATGAAGATATGAAGCTTTCAGGATATACCAAAGATAAAGATCGGAATCCAATTTCTACTTTGTACCCCTCATTTCTATCTCTTACAAGTGATATTGAAATTGATGAGCAACTGTTTTGA
- the LOC138894497 gene encoding uncharacterized protein yields MWEELEQLHNELHGPWIVMGDYNAIQSFEDMYNGNPVMEAETRYFSDFLENTRMTELKTVGREFTWTNNHVYSRIDRALVNARCMMNMTQLEVVLQDPLFSDHTPVCVYFEHDHQPMPKLFKFFNNLAEHKEFQSQVKDTWEVSMLRPAMQRIWMKLKRLKKGSKQLNVEEYNRIPKMIQAIREKLQQVQLEMRIPNHSEGLKNSEKDLKEKWIMVEESILKQKSN; encoded by the coding sequence ATGTGGGAGGAGTTGGAACAACTGCATAATGAGTTACATGGACCTTGGATTGTTATGGGAGACTATAATGCCATTCAAAGTTTTGAAGATATGTATAATGGTAACCCTGTTATGGAGGCAGAAACTAGATATTTCTCTGATTTCCTAGAGAACACAAGAATGACAGAACTTAAAACAGTTGGTAGAGAATTTACGTGGACAAACAATCATGTATATAGCAGAATAGACAGAGCTTTAGTTAATGCTAGATGTATGATGAATATGACACAGTTAGAGGTGGTACTGCAGGATCCTCTCTTCTCTGATCATACCCCTGTTTGTGTTTACTTTGAACATGATCACCAACCTATGCCTAAACTATTCAAGTTCTTCAATAACCTAGCTGAGCATAAGGAGTTTCAAAGTCAAGTCAAAGATACTTGGGAAGTTAGCATGCTGAGGCCTGCTATGCAAAGAATTTGGATGAAGTTAAAGAGGCTGAAAAAAGGATCGAAGCAGTTAAATGTTGAGGAGTATAATAGAATTCCTAAAATGATCCAAGCTATTCGAGAGAAACTACAACAAGTACAATTGGAAATGAGAATCCCTAATCACTCAGAGGGATTGAAGAACAGTGAAAAAGATCTGAAAGAGAAGTGGATTATGGTAGAGGAAAGTATTCTCAAGCAGAAATCCAACTAG